Proteins from a single region of Pseudomonadota bacterium:
- a CDS encoding lysophospholipid acyltransferase family protein produces MSTELRTGQPPGDAPPPPRKPVEVLERLLVPEDLEQALARLDRPSGSYDYDPWGLSIERSKLFVGLVKRLYDNYFRVTAHDLENVPPKGRALIIANHSGQLPIDATLMAMAMLTNPYAPRAPRAMIERFFPKVPFVGNLLNRVGAVIGDPLNCSRMLENEEAIIVFPEGVRGSGKLYRDRYQLQRFGAGFMHLAMEHRAPIVPVGVVGCEETMPSLADIKPISRLLGLPYFPLTTYVPLPARVSLYFGEPMEFAGEVTSEADVVARVDQVKDAIRGLIARGLSERESIF; encoded by the coding sequence ATGAGCACCGAGCTGCGTACGGGCCAACCGCCTGGCGATGCGCCCCCGCCGCCGCGAAAACCGGTGGAGGTCCTGGAGCGCCTGCTCGTCCCGGAGGACCTGGAGCAGGCGCTCGCGCGCCTGGACCGTCCCAGCGGCTCCTACGACTACGATCCCTGGGGCCTGTCGATCGAGCGCTCGAAGCTGTTCGTGGGTTTGGTGAAGCGCCTCTACGACAACTACTTCAGAGTCACAGCGCACGACCTCGAGAACGTGCCGCCCAAGGGTCGCGCCCTGATCATCGCCAACCACTCAGGGCAGTTGCCCATCGACGCCACGCTGATGGCGATGGCGATGCTGACCAATCCATACGCGCCGCGGGCGCCGCGGGCCATGATCGAGCGCTTCTTCCCCAAAGTGCCCTTTGTCGGCAATCTGCTGAACCGTGTCGGGGCAGTTATCGGCGATCCGCTCAACTGTTCCCGCATGCTCGAGAACGAAGAGGCGATCATCGTCTTCCCGGAGGGCGTGCGTGGCTCGGGCAAGCTGTACCGCGATCGCTATCAGCTGCAGCGCTTCGGCGCGGGATTCATGCACCTCGCCATGGAGCATCGGGCGCCGATCGTGCCGGTCGGCGTGGTGGGCTGTGAGGAGACCATGCCGTCGCTCGCCGACATCAAACCGATCTCCCGTCTGTTAGGTCTGCCCTATTTTCCGCTCACCACCTACGTGCCCCTGCCGGCGCGGGTCAGCCTCTACTTCGGCGAACCGATGGAGTTCGCCGGCGAGGTGACTAGTGAGGCCGATGTGGTGGCGCGGGTCGACCAGGTGAAGGATGCGATACGCGGCCTAATCGCCCGCGGCTTGTCCGAACGCGAGAGCATTTTCTGA
- a CDS encoding glutaredoxin domain-containing protein, with product MKKQIIFLVAVFVLIQYRMDLLAWALPNGPSYDPQIHGEVVLLSTSGCRFCNSEREYLAEHDVPFVEYDVSSDSRGAQLLRMTGRHGVPMLIVGDEVVQGFNPLAIRGAFERVADAHADRG from the coding sequence ATGAAAAAGCAAATTATCTTCCTGGTCGCGGTGTTTGTTCTGATCCAGTATCGGATGGACCTACTGGCCTGGGCCTTGCCGAACGGGCCTAGCTACGACCCTCAGATTCACGGTGAGGTAGTTCTGCTAAGCACCAGCGGCTGCCGCTTTTGCAACAGTGAGCGCGAGTACTTGGCCGAGCACGACGTGCCCTTCGTCGAGTACGACGTCTCCTCGGATTCCCGCGGCGCTCAGCTGCTGCGCATGACGGGCAGGCATGGCGTGCCGATGCTGATCGTGGGCGATGAGGTCGTGCAGGGCTTCAACCCGCTGGCGATTCGCGGCGCTTTCGAGCGGGTCGCCGATGCCCACGCGGATCGGGGCTGA
- a CDS encoding SDR family oxidoreductase translates to MSKEQDASVARGGNARRPTVLVTGAAGTLARQVIRGLKADHEVVAVDFRYAARLGPRVPSYKVDVTKRGFEDVFRKHDIDGIVHLGRIGEDSSRESRYNANVLGSRRMFDLALNYGVKKVVVLSTFYVYGADAYNPALLDEASPLKASNLTMDLVDSVELENLANIYLWRYPELDMTILRPCHIAGPGVRNTMSLLLSQPMAPFLVGFSPMMQFLHVDDMARAVEMSFRHRGRGIYNVAPEDWLPYQDVMRECGCLGLPVPSLPPNVPATLSRLMRWKAFPSFLVDYFKYPVVIDGSLFRKTFGFQPEHSMADVFEHYRHKKKR, encoded by the coding sequence ATGAGCAAGGAGCAGGACGCATCAGTTGCGCGCGGCGGCAATGCCCGGCGCCCCACGGTGCTCGTCACCGGTGCCGCGGGCACCTTGGCGCGCCAGGTGATTCGCGGCTTGAAGGCGGACCATGAGGTGGTGGCTGTAGACTTCCGCTACGCCGCTCGCCTGGGACCACGAGTTCCCAGCTACAAGGTGGACGTGACCAAGCGCGGCTTCGAGGATGTCTTCCGCAAGCACGATATCGACGGCATCGTGCATCTTGGACGCATCGGCGAGGACTCTAGTCGCGAGAGCCGCTACAACGCCAATGTCCTAGGGTCGCGCCGAATGTTCGACCTGGCCCTCAACTACGGCGTGAAGAAGGTGGTGGTCCTGTCCACGTTCTACGTCTACGGCGCCGACGCCTACAACCCGGCTCTGCTCGATGAGGCCTCCCCCCTGAAGGCCTCCAATCTGACGATGGACCTGGTGGACAGCGTCGAGCTGGAAAACCTCGCCAATATCTACCTGTGGCGCTATCCCGAGCTCGACATGACAATTCTGCGCCCTTGCCACATCGCCGGCCCCGGTGTGCGAAACACCATGAGTCTTTTGTTGTCACAGCCGATGGCGCCCTTTCTGGTGGGCTTCTCGCCGATGATGCAGTTCCTGCACGTCGACGACATGGCGCGGGCGGTGGAGATGTCCTTCCGCCATCGCGGCCGCGGCATCTACAACGTGGCTCCAGAGGACTGGTTGCCCTATCAAGACGTGATGCGCGAATGCGGGTGTCTCGGCTTGCCTGTGCCCTCGCTGCCGCCGAACGTGCCCGCGACCCTGTCGCGCCTGATGCGGTGGAAGGCCTTTCCCAGCTTTCTCGTGGATTACTTCAAGTACCCGGTGGTGATCGATGGCTCCTTGTTCCGGAAGACCTTCGGCTTTCAGCCGGAGCATTCCATGGCCGATGTGTTCGAACACTACCGGCACAAAAAGAAGCGCTGA
- a CDS encoding DUF2845 domain-containing protein, which yields MGKMPLSSFVVWVFTGLFLATHQAHGNAMRCGQAVVSVGDHQIEVLKECGEPASIERYPALLVPGATVFGDRFYAPFASPLNPVSVEVWTYNFGPRRLMRQVRLEGGAVAEIRTLGYGF from the coding sequence ATGGGCAAGATGCCACTATCGTCCTTCGTCGTCTGGGTCTTCACTGGCCTCTTTCTGGCCACCCACCAGGCCCACGGCAATGCCATGCGCTGCGGCCAGGCGGTGGTCAGCGTTGGTGACCACCAGATCGAGGTGCTCAAGGAGTGCGGCGAACCGGCCTCGATCGAGCGTTACCCGGCCCTCCTGGTGCCCGGGGCGACCGTTTTCGGTGATCGCTTCTACGCGCCCTTTGCCTCCCCACTCAATCCGGTGAGCGTGGAAGTGTGGACTTACAACTTCGGGCCCCGCCGGCTCATGCGTCAGGTACGGCTGGAGGGCGGCGCGGTGGCGGAGATTCGCACGCTCGGCTACGGCTTCTAG